In Salmo trutta chromosome 24, fSalTru1.1, whole genome shotgun sequence, the DNA window attatctacaaattctatcttttgggaggggcagaaaacagttttcaaccagcgattgagttgtgagactctgctgtagagctcaacACTCTAGAAGTTGTTTTATACCTTTTCCCAGATATAttcctcatcacaattctatcttggCGATCTACAGACACTTCCtgggacttcatggtatagtttctgctctgacatgtttctaaatcatgtccaatcaagttgtagtgtcatctcaaggacgatcaaaggaaattggatgcacctgagctcaatttggagtttcatagcaaaggggtgtgaatacatatgtaaatgagatatttctgtatttcattttcaaaacattctaaaaacatgttttcacttggtcattatgggctattgtgtgtagggtgagggggggaaaaaaattcatcaattttgaattcaagctgtaacacaacaaaatgtgtaataagtcaaggggtattaacactttctgtctgtctgtctgtctgtctgtctgtctgtctgtctgtctgtctgtctgtctgtcgaccAGGTTTGTCAGCTGCTCCTGGACCTCAGTCCTGTATCCTGCATGTGGACATGGACTGTTTCTTTGTCTCCGTGGGGATCAGACACCGACCAGACCTCAAAGGTATACACGCAAAAACTCAAGTATTTCTATCATATTTGCTATTCTAGTCCTATGTGCCCACTAACcgcaccccctcctctcctccccccagggAAGTCTGTAGCGGTGACCAGTAACCGTGGTTCAGGCAGAGTGGCCCAGAGACCTGGTGTTGACCGCCAGCTGGAGCTGCAGTACTACCAGAAAAAATATGACTATCCAGCTGTGTCAGAGAGGAAGGATGGGGACCTGGAGGAAATTACATCATCAGAGACGGAGAGTCACATCTCCCATGGCAACAGTGTTGACCAGGGTACTGCTGCCCTCTCTATGGCTGAGATCGCCTCCTGTAGCTATGAGGCCAGGTACAAcacatatacgcacacacacacacacacacacccacacacacacacacacacacacacacacacacacacagagacacacgtaCACTCTACCCTATAGTAATATGTGGTCTCTCTTTCGGTCTTTCAGGCAGGCGGGGGTGAGGAACGGGATGTTTTTTGGCCAGGCCAAACAGCTGTGTCCCTCCCTGCAGTCAGTCCCTTATGACTTCCAGGCCTACAAGAAGGTAGCCCTGGCCATGTACGAGACCCTCGCCAGGTACGCATGGATGAACAgatactcactcactctctctctctatacctgtcATCTATGACTATTAGTTACTTGGTAGGATTGTAGCACAATCTCATCTATTAGACAACAAATTGATTTAACTTTTCTCTTtattttatctctttctctccctctcctctgcctctgttactctctctgtctctgtctctctctgtctctctctgtagttaTTCTCACGACATCGAGGCCCTGAGTTGTGACGAGGCGTTGGTGGATAGCTCCGCCCTGCTGGCCGAGTTGAGTGTTACACCAGATGAACTTGCCAGTGCCATCCGGGCAGACGTCAGGGAGAGGACTGGGTGCTCCGCCTCAGTGGGCATGGGTGAGTAGTGCCATCCGGGCAGACGTCAGGGAGAGGACTGGGTGAGTAGTGCCATCCGGGCAGACGTCAGGGAGAGGACTGGGTGAGTAGTGCCATCCGGGCAGACGTCAGGGAGAGGACTGGGTGAGTAGTGCCATCCGGGCAGACGTCAGGGAGAGGACTGGGTGCTCCGCCTCAGTGGGCATGGGTAAGTAGTGCCTTCCTCTGCCACACCTGAGTCACATTGTGTACTCTGGTGTACTGGACACCCCTGTAGACCCCTGCAATGCTTTGGGGGCCCATACGCCTGTCATCAatgtctattttttatttatttaataaaaccTTTTGGCAGTAACCCTACAAAAAGTTATTCATGAACCTTTTTCATTTCCATATGGACTAGAAAGCTAAGCTAAGTGTTTGTTGGTCTTCAGGAATGTGACTGAATTGTGCCTCAGGCCTTGAAAAAGAAAAGGTTTAACTGATTGAAGTAGAAAGAGATATGGGTGATTAAATGCCGTGAAGGCAGCGACGGTGCCAGAGCAATGAGTGGAGCTGACTTGGCTGTTCTAAAGTGCATTAGACTAATTCTTCTTTAGTTAGTTAGGAGTTTTTTGTTTAGAAAataatttctcctcagaagcgacagTTTCAGGGATGGTAAACAGATTGTCATATCCGTATCAGGGAACTGGACAGAAGCGACAGTTTCAGGGATGGTAAACAGATTGTCATATCCGTATCAGGGAACTGGACAGGAGGGACAGTTTCAGGGATGGTAAACAGATTGTCATATCCGTATCAGGGAACTGGACAGAAGCGACAGTTTCAGGGATGGTAAACAGATTGTCATATCCGTATCAGGGAACTGGACAGGAGGGACAGTTTCAGGGATGGTAAACAGATTGTCATATCCGTATCAGGGAACTGGACAGAAGCGACAGTTTCAGGGATGGTAACAGATTGTCATATCCGTATCAGGGAACTGGACAGAAGCGTCAGTTTCAGGGATAGTAAACAGATTGTCATATCCGTATCAGGGAACTGGACAGAAGCGACAGTTTCAGGGATAGTAAACAGATTGTCATATCCGTATCAGGGAACTGGACAGAAGCGACAGTTTCAGGGATGGTAAACAGATTGTCATATCCATATCAGGGAACTGGACAGGAGGGACAGTTTCAGGGATGGTAAACAGATTGTCATATCCATATCAGGGAACTGGACAGAAGCGACAGTTTCAGGGATGGTAAACAGATTGTCATATCCGTATCAGGGAACTGGACAGAAGCGACAGTTTCAGGGATGGTAAACAGATTGTCATATCCGTATCAGGGGAACTGGACAGGAGGGAGTGGTGATTCAAATACAGCAGTTCTGTAACATCTTTAATTCAGCCTCTCATTCTCCTTAATTGCCGGCCTCAACACGTTACGGAAAGAGGTGAACTGTATTGGAATCTGGGGACAGGTCGTCTGGATACTGGACAGCCAATAAATTGGCAAATTGGAAACATCTTTAGCGGACAACAGTTCTTCAGGGCTTGAACAAAAAAAGCGGTTTGCGATTTGGTTCATACTGGTGAACCGGCGTTTGAGTTGTGTGGTTGTAATATTAACAGTCCCTTATCTCTGGTGTATCTTGGCATGCATCATTCAAGACTACGTTTAAATTGTGTGCAGCGCAATGGACATGTAACGCACAATATCTCAGGAAAGACTGTCTGGGTTGACTCCGTATAGGAAACCAGAGGAGGTTAAAGTGCATTATGCCAGTGATTCTGTTGGCACAACAAGGGAGGAAGCATTTGGAAATGTTTCCCTCCCACTGTAACACACCCTGTCTAACctctgtgacctctgacctgtccAGGGTCCAACATCCTGTTGGCGAGAATGGCTACCCGGAAGGCTAAGCCGAACGGACAGTACTTCCTGAGGTCAGAGGAAGTGGACGACTTCATCAGGGACCAGACGGTGACCAGCCTACCAGGTGAGGCACTACAGCAGCACCTGCTGgccgcacacacaccacacacaccacacacacaccacacaccaaccacacacaccacacacacaccacacaccaaccacacacacatcacacacacagttactCTGCAACTGATGATTATCTTTCTTGTGCATCTCCAAAATATAAACTGTCCTTCTCtacaccctccatctctccttctccacccatccctctatttctctcccctcttctccctcaggtGTGGGCCGTTCTATGGGTGGTAAACTGGCATCTCTGGGTGTGAGGTCATGTGGGGACCTGCAGCAGGTGTCTCTGCAGCGGCTGCAGAAGGAGTTTGGCCCTCGCACCGGTCAGACCCTCTTCAGGTTCTGCCGAGGTCTGGACGACCGGCCCGTCCGTAGCGAGAAGGAGAGGAAGTCTGTCTCGGCTGAGATGAACTACAACATCCGCTTCACACAGGTCCGTACCGGTTTAATCCGGTTTACACTGGTCCGTACCTGTTTAATCCGGTTTACACTGGTCCGTACCTGTTTAATCCGGTGTACACTGGTAAGAGCTTGTTTGATCTGGTCCACGCAGGTCATAACTGGTTTATACTGATCAGAACTGGGGCTTATTCAAGGAGGCAGAATATTCAGATTGTTCAGAATGGGATATTTCCTGAAGAGCAGACATTCTTCTTTGCCTGTTCAAAGTGACAGGCTTTTCTATCACTTTctccattctctctttctctaaattCTCTCTATCTCACCAGGTGGACGAGGCGGAGTCGTTCCTGACCAACCTGTCCATTGAGGTGCAGAAGCGTCTGCAGTGGGCGGGACTTAGGGGTCGCAGGCTGACCCTAAAGGTCATGGTCTGTAAGGCAGGGGCCCCGTTGGAGCCATCCAAGTACAGTGGTCATGGCACCTGTGACAATTTGGCTAGGTGAGCGAGACAAATGGACACGGTGGCCGTGTCCGAATGCCCATAAATAGTAGGCTCTTAAATGTTACATTTTATAGTATGTAAAATGAAGTATGCTTTAAATaccaggatgtcatactcatttcagCTCTTCATCTAGTACATTTAGCTGCACACTGTTGAGGAAGAGCATCGTCTTTTCACCCTCACGTGTATTTGACAAGTTGATAATCAGAATAGAGGACATGCTCTACATAAATAAACGAATGGCAGGAAATCAACGCAGTTGAATATTACATGAGGCATTCTCAGTACGGATCAGCCTAGGATGTTATTTGTTGCTCATTCTCAGTATGGATCAGCCTAGGATGTTATCTGTTCCTCATTCTCAGTACGGATCAGCCTAGGATGTTATTTGTTGCTCATTCTCAGTATGGATCAGCCTAGGATGTTATTTGTTGCTCATTCTCAGTACGGATCAGCCTAGGATGTTATCTGTTGCTCATTCTCAGTATGGATCAGCCTAGGATGTTATTTGTTGCTCATTCTCAGTACGGATCAGCCTAGGATGTTATTTCTTGCACATTCTCAGTACGGATCAGCCTAGGAAGTTATTTGTTCCTCATTCTCAGTATGGATCAGCCTAGGATTTTATCTGTTGCTCATTCTCAGTATGGATCAGCCTAGGATGTTATTTTTTGCTCATTCTCAGTATGGATCAGCCTAGGAttgcatttgttttttgtttttataaaaaaaagtaTGTTCTAAATAGTTTGTAGTACaattagtacacagtatgtagTTTTAGTAAATAGTAGGCAAGACAGATTTCAGACACTTCCTGGAACACACTGAGGGGACATAATTGagcgtcttcctcttctctctcgctcctcttttctcttctcctcttcctctctcctttacctgcctctcctctaccctcctctcctctctccccctctctcaggtCAGTGACCCTGGCCCAGCTTACAGACTGTGGTCATCTGATAGCCAGTGAGGTCATCAAGCTGTTCCACACAATGAGGCTGAAGGTGCAGGACATGAGGGTGGGCCTCCAGGTGCAGCTCCTTAAGGGGGGCCCACTCCGTCCCCAAGGACCCCTCGTGTCCTAAAACATGCTCCATCAGAGACAAGATGCTGGCCCAGCGCCCCCCCCGCCCAACATAaccacacaggtgtgtgtgtgtgtgtgtgtgtgtgtgtgtgtgtgtgtgtgtgtgagctcttgTTAGTGGTTACCTCAAGGAGCCAGTCATCGAGCCATAGAACgccctctgctgtctctctcccttcagaTTCGCTACCTAATACCGCCATTACAGACACATGCACCAATCAGGAGAAGAGTTCCTCTGCCAGAGTCCTGCCCCCCTTCTCCACTCCCTGCCCTACATCGCCTGCTGAGCCAATCCCAGGGACGAGTAAAGTAGAGCCGCCACCCtctagaaggattactttatcctatcccaggtattccttaaagaggtggggtttcaggtgtctccggaaggtggtgattgactccgctgtcctggcatcgtgagggagcttgttccaccattggggtgccagagcggcgaacagttttgactgggctgagcgggaactgtgcttcctcagaggtagggaggcgagcaggccagaggtggatgaacgcacaCCTTAACCTCAGCATCGAGGTCTCCCCCCCTCACAGGTACCTCACCCCTAGTTCAACAGTGCATTGCTCTTATTGAAAAAACATTCGGTTGGCTATGTTTTTGAAGCATAATTTCAagtccaatcaaattgtatttgtcacatgctccgaatacaacaggtatagaccttaccgtgtagcagcagtgtagaaacaagggggggaggtcaatgtaaatagtccaggtggccatttgatgaatagttcagcagtcttatggcttggaggtagaagctggaAAGGAGCCTTTTGGCCAGTAAAATCACCCTCACACACAGGTTTCCCAGGATACATGTtgtatgtgtgtccatgtgtgtctgtgtccatgtcAGGTGGACCGGTCAGTGTTGGAGGCCTTGCCTGCAGAGTTGAGAGAACAGGTGGAGCACTCCTggacccacagacacacagagagaacccaCAACAGGTCACACCAACACCCCCTTCACCCGTACCCCTCCTCCCCCggcccctcttctcctctctcttcctgttcatcttcccctctaccctctcctcctcccctcgctGCCCCTCCTGTAGGAGCACTGGTGATTCAGATCCCCAACCAGCCTGGGCAGACCGGCTCCACAGGCATCATCCTGGAACTGCCTGACTTCTccctggtacacacacacccacaaacattCTCATTAACGCCAACACcccctataaacacacacatattgtctctctgtgtgtgtctgtgtctgtgtgtgtgtgtctgtgtgtgtgtgtctgtgtgtgtgtgtgcgtctgtgtgtgtgtctgtctgtgtgtgtgtgtgtaggttgacCCGGAGGTGTTTGCAGCACTCCCCAGAGAACTCCAGGAGGAGCTGCGTTCAGCGTACGGCCGTAGAGAGAACGCCCAGGCCCAGGGGATCATGGGTAAGACTGCAGACCAAAGTAGTGCAGAATACAGTATATCTATCCAATAATATACACTTAgtttaccaaacattaagaacaccttcctaagaAGAATGGtccacacccccccaccccagaacagcctcagttcgtcgcgcatggactctacaaggtgtccaaagcgttccacagggatgctggcccatgttgactccaatgcttcccacagttgtgtcaagttggctggatgtcctttgggtggtggaccattcttgatacacacgggaaactgttgagtgtgaaaaaccctgcagcattacagttcttgactcaaaccagtgtgcctggcacctactaccataccccattcaaagacacttaaatcttctgtcttgcccattcaccatctgaatggcacacatacacaatccatgtctcagttgtatcaaggcttaaaaatccttctttaacctgtctcctccccttcatctacactgattgaagtggatttaacatgtgacattaatgagggatcatagctttcacctggattcacctggtcagtctgacatgtaaagagcaggtgttcttaatgttgtgtacactcagtgtataataataatataatatagaatatatatgccatttagcaataCACTGGAAAGAACCGGAGAACCGACTAATGATCAAATTAAACTTTCATTGCATTGCccccttatctctctctttccttctctaccTTTCACTCCTTCCCTCGCCTTGCTTGtccacccctcccatctctctttctctgtagcaGACCAGAGGAACCCCCTGTTGCATCTGAAGCATGTGGGGGTGGGTCGGATGAAGCGCTGCTACAAGAAGAATGCCAACAATAGCCCTGCCAAGAAAGGCCCCTCCCCTCTAAAGAGGCCCCGCCCACCAGGAAACAGCCCGGCCAAAGACCTACCACACGTGCTCAGATCTAGGGACCTACCCAATGGCCTCAAGGTGAGCCCCTAAGCACTTATCCAAGGTAagttttctgttttctgtttAAGTAATGATGCATAGTGATTGAACTGGCCTGAACTGACCCCCATCCAGCTGGAGACTGGACCTTCCACCTCCTCCCTACAGCAGGACGACCCAGAGACTCTGTCCAAGTTCACCCCTCGCCCTGAACCCACCCTCGCTGGAGCCTGTGATTTCATGGACATCCGAACACTAATCAGAGAATGGGTCACTACCATATCAGGTACAGAATGGGGGGAGTGGGTCGTTTACTACCATCTATGGAAAAAGGGGGACATTTGCTGCcatagtacagtcgtggccaaaagttttgagaatgacacaaatattaattttcacaaagtctgctgcctcagtttgtataatgccaatttgcatatactccagaatgttatgaagagtgatgagatgaattgcaattaattgcaaagtccctctttgccatgcaaatgaactgaatccccccaaaaacatttccactgcatttcagccctgccacaaaagcaccagctgacatcatgtcagtgattctctcgttaacacaggtgtgagagttgacgaggacaaggctggagatcactctgtcatgctgattgagttcgaataacagactggaagcttcaaaaggtgcttggaatcattgtttttcctctgttaaccatggttacctgcaaggaaacacgtgccgtcatcattgctttgcacaaaaagggattcacaggcaaggatattgctgccagtaagattgcacctaaatcaaccatttatcggatcatcaagaacttcaaggagagcggttcaattgttgtgaagaaggcttcaaggCGCCCAAGAATGTCCAGGAAGCGCCAggacgtctcctaaagttgattcagctgcgggatcggggcaccaccagtacagagcttgctcaggaatggcagcaggcaggtgtgagtgcatctgcacgcacagtgaggcaaagacttttggaggatggcctggtgtcaagaagggcagcaaagaagtcacttctctccaggaaaaacatcagggacagacggatattctgcaaaaggtacagggattggactgctgagaactagggtaaagtcattttctctgatgaatcccctttccgattgtttggggcatccggaaaaaagcttgtccggagaagacaaggtgagcgctaccatcagtcctgtgtcatgccaacagtaaagcatcctgagaccattcatgtgtggggttgcttctcagccaagggagcgggctcactcacaattttgcctaagaacacagccatgaataaagaatggtaccaacacatcctccgagagcaacttctcccaaccatccaggaacagtttggtgatgaacaatgccttttccagcatgatggagcaccttgccataaggcaaaagtgataactaagtggctcggggaacaaaaaaacattgatattttgggtccatggccaggaaactccccacaccttaatcccattgagaacttgtggtcaatcctcaagaggcgggtggacaaacagaaacccacaaattctgacaaactccaagcattgttaatgcaagaatgggctgccatcagtcaggatgtggcccagaagttaattgacagcacgccagggcggattgcagaggtcttgaaaaagaagggtcaacactgcgaatattgactctttgcatcaacttcatgtaattgtcaataaaagcctttgacacttatgaaatgcttgtaattatacttcagtattccatagtaacatctgacaaaaatatctaaagaccctgaagcagcaaactttgtagaaattaatatttgtgtcattctcaactttttgCCACAACTGTAGTTGTGTTTTTGACTGTGTTGAAGATGTAGTACTGCGTTTTTCTAAGTACTTTCCCCCCCTCAGACCCCATGGAGGAGGACATTCTGCAGGAAATCAAGTACTGCACTGATCTGATCAACGACAAAAACCTAGAGAAAATTGACCTGATCATCAAGTACATGAAGAGGTACAGTCCATTTGTGGTCTAACTCTCCCCTCTTCACCTCTGTCTCAGTGAGGGACCACTCGGCCATGGTCAAATAGGACCTGTTTGGGGATCGAGGATCATTCTACCCCCGTTGTTGAGATTCCATTTCAATTAGTGCTTTTCTCTTTTTCTCATGTGTGTTTAGTTTATTAGATATTCAAGTGTGTTAGGCCTAAGGCATATCTTATGTCATGGCAGGTTGATGCAGCAGTCTGTGGAGTCTGTATGGAGCATGGCCTTTGACTTCATCCTGGATAACGTGCAGGTGGTGGTACAGCAGACCTACGGCAGCTCTCTGAAGATCACGTAGGAGAGGGCAGCACTCTGAAGATCATGTAGGAGAGGGTAGCACTCTGAAGATCACGTAGGAGAGGGCAGCACTCTGAAGATCATGTAGGAGAGGGCAGCACTCTGAAGATCATGTAGGAGAGGGCAGCACTCTGAAAATCACGTAGGAGAGGGCAGCACTCTGAAGATCACGTAGGAGAGGGTAGCACTCTGAAGATCATGTAGGAGAGGGTAGCACTCTGAAGATCATGTAGGAGAGGGTAGCACTCTGAAGATCATGTAGGAGAGGGTAGCACTCTGAAGATCACGTAGGAGAGGGCAGCACTCTGAAGATCATGTAGGAGAGGGCAGCACTCTGAAGATCACGTAGGAGAGGGCAGCACTCTGAAGATCACGTAGGAGAGGGCAGCACTCTGAAGATCATGTAGGAGAGGGCAGCACTCTGAAGATCACGTAGGAGAGGGCAGCACTCTGAAGATCACGTAGGAGAGGGCAGCACTCTGAAGATCACGTAGGAGAGGGCAGCACTCTGAAGATCACGTAGGAGAGGGCAGCACTCTGAAGATCATGTAGGAGAGGGCAGCACTCTGAAGAACATGTAGGAGAGGGTAGCACTCTGAAGATCATGTAGGAGAGGGCAGCACTCTGAAGCTCACGTAGGAGAGGGCAGCACTCTGAAGATCATGTAGGAGAGGGTAGCACTCTGAAGATCATGTAGGAGAGGGCAGCACTCTGAAGATCACGTAGGAGAGGGCAGCACTCTGAAGATCACGTAGGAGAGGGTAGCACTCTGAAGATCATGTAGGAGAGGGTAGCACTCTGAAGATCATGTAGGAGAGGGTAGCACTCTGAAGATCATGTAGGAGAGGGCAGCACTCTGAAGATCATGTAGGAGAGGGCAGCACTCTGAAGATCACGTAGGAGAGGGCAGCACTCTGAAGATCATGTAGGAGAGGGTAGCACTCTGAAGATCATGTAGGAGAGGGCAGCACTCTGAAGATCATGTAGGAGAGGGTAGCACTCTGAAGATCATGTAGAGAGGGCACGGCAGGCTCTGGCCAAGtctcaaatcacaccctattccccatatagtacaCTGGTCTATTATACGAATATGTGGAGGATAGAATGCCATTTGAGATTCAGTtttgctcctcctgctcctgttTGTTGTGCCACTGTTACATCATCTTACTATTACATCATGATCCTGTGGGAGGAGCTAGGTCAAATCTGGGTCAAATCATGATGTCTGTGATCTTCAGCACGGAAAGTCGGAgttctagaaagatgccagagtttcagAATTGTTCTCTCCTTGCGTCATCACAGTGAAAGAGTTCTGTGTCATTGTGACATCAACACAACAACCCTCTGTCACTTTGACATCAGCAGAGCCTAACCTGCCTTCTGTTGTGACGTCGTCATAACACACGTCAGCAGAACAGAGCACCGATATCGGCTGCACTACACTTTCAAAAATCAAACTTGGCCCATCACACAATGTCCAACTTTCCATGGGtcggagggggaggggcaggaacCCTCCTCCTGTAGCCCCTATTGGTCAGGACCCACTGAAAGTCATGAGTAATGGCAGAGTTGGCCACTAGGTCTGTGAATATGCCAATCGTCCCAGTATAGGACAGACTGAGACAAAGAGATGGCCATGGAATCTCTTTGCTGTCTCCACTGCGTCCTTCCTCGTTCTTTGACATGCAGGGTTTGGAAGCAGAAAGCAGAGACCTCTTCCAGTCTTCTGGATTCTGTTTCTTTTCACTCTCTCTGCTTTGCACCAGTTGTTTTGTTACTCTAAGCTTTGCACCAGTAGTTCTGTTACTCTCTGCTTTGCACCAGTTGTTCTGTTACTCTAAGCTTTGCACCAGTTGTTCTGTTACTCTGCTTTGCACCAGTTGTTTTGTTACTCTAAGCTTTGCACCAGTTGTTCTGTTACTCTAAGCTTTGCACCAGTTGTTCTGTTACTCTGCTTTGCACCAGTTGTTCTGTTACTCTGCTTTGCACCAGTTGTTCTGTTACTCTAAGCTTTGCACCAGTTGTTCTGTTACTCTCTGCTTTGCACCAGTTGTTCTGTTACTCTCTGCTTTGCACCAGTTGTTCTGTTACTCTGCTTTGCACCAGTTGTTCTGT includes these proteins:
- the LOC115160556 gene encoding DNA repair protein REV1: MAAKVSKLDEQLKLDAPREKPKDGACSSIFTGVAIYVNGYTEPSVDELRRLMNLHGGQFHVYYSHSNTTHIIATNLPNSKIQELRDQKVVRPEWITDSIKAGHLLSYLQYQLYAKQKGLSFPSVSVHQGQEPAGPLHGHLLPSHSLPLPSLNNHNPAPSLGQPLSRHHTPTSSHSHLHTDNLHHQPNHYNPLASHLSPQPSHSLPSHLGPQPSNSPTSHLGPQPSNSPTSHLATSAPSPVQAQFNSAPSPLGPQPSHLGPQPSHLGPQPSHLILGPSLLGPFSSNHLYSDPGHITHHPPRHGKPKLGCIQPPPSAYTHPQTPGPVPANPSHKLSKPGQAQPPSILCISSHLQHSYRELDFRLNGSLLTSYEKTGSVKMNWVQELGGEDPCQNSQRGEGPHSDQRSRPSCEWCHKASGPLPTRPTPTTDRGLPHTLQSIPPQPDSPLSKPPIQHDTPRPPPVSHHRHHAQPANEQRPKPPPPTYQEAMAASASRPLDLPPQSDFPPEKPLPPANPNPSPSPVCLNGSHHNVFPSNPTPLETNNLSANAFPSNSAPLETNNLSANTFPSNPTPLETNNLSANAFPSNPAPLETNNLSANAFPSNPTPLETNNLSANAFPSNPTPLETNNLSANAFPSNPAPLETNNLSANAFPSNPTPLETNNLSANAFPSNPAPLETNNLSANAFPSNPTPLETNNLSANPFPSNSAPPQHDQQSAKVKTGGIISEFYSHSRLHHISTWRSEFSEYVNMLQSRRRATGGTTFPGRDRLRRQRREGLSAAPGPQSCILHVDMDCFFVSVGIRHRPDLKGKSVAVTSNRGSGRVAQRPGVDRQLELQYYQKKYDYPAVSERKDGDLEEITSSETESHISHGNSVDQGTAALSMAEIASCSYEARQAGVRNGMFFGQAKQLCPSLQSVPYDFQAYKKVALAMYETLASYSHDIEALSCDEALVDSSALLAELSVTPDELASAIRADVRERTGCSASVGMGSNILLARMATRKAKPNGQYFLRSEEVDDFIRDQTVTSLPGVGRSMGGKLASLGVRSCGDLQQVSLQRLQKEFGPRTGQTLFRFCRGLDDRPVRSEKERKSVSAEMNYNIRFTQVDEAESFLTNLSIEVQKRLQWAGLRGRRLTLKVMVCKAGAPLEPSKYSGHGTCDNLARSVTLAQLTDCGHLIASEVIKLFHTMRLKVQDMRVGLQVQLLKGGPLRPQGPLVYSLPNTAITDTCTNQEKSSSARVLPPFSTPCPTSPAEPIPGTTQVSQDTCCMCVHVCLCPCQVDRSVLEALPAELREQVEHSWTHRHTERTHNRSHQHPLHPYPSSPGPSSPLSSCSSSPLPSPPPLAAPPVGALVIQIPNQPGQTGSTGIILELPDFSLVDPEVFAALPRELQEELRSAYGRRENAQAQGIMADQRNPLLHLKHVGVGRMKRCYKKNANNSPAKKGPSPLKRPRPPGNSPAKDLPHVLRSRDLPNGLKLETGPSTSSLQQDDPETLSKFTPRPEPTLAGACDFMDIRTLIREWVTTISDPMEEDILQEIKYCTDLINDKNLEKIDLIIKYMKRLMQQSVESVWSMAFDFILDNVQVVVQQTYGSSLKIT